The Elaeis guineensis isolate ETL-2024a chromosome 12, EG11, whole genome shotgun sequence sequence TTAGATGGTAATACTATTTGTTTCCCCAGATCAGCTTCACTAGCTGGTATTTTGATATGGATAATGCACTAAATTACCCGGTAATATATTATAATGTAGAGTTTGAATGCTAATATTGTACTTCTTTTTTAAGGGTTACAGCCGCCTAAGCAAAATGGTACCGAGACTCATGATGTTGAGGCTTCCACAACAGCTTTGAATCATAACTCAGTGGAGTCTAGTGATGATACCTCCAAGCAAGCTACCCTGCTAGGAAAACCTCAGAGGTATATTCACTATTTCTTCTGTGCTTTACAGCTTTAATATTTCGCGAATGCCAGACTTCTATATTCTCCTTTTGGATTGTAATTATGAGTATTTATAAATGTCACATATTTCTTAACTGATGATACACAGTCTGGAAATTTTTGGCATCTAGTATTTTTACTTGATTCCATGGTTGGCTGGTGTGTGTGACATCTTTAATATACCTAGAAATGTTCGTGGACTTGTTTGCACAAAATATGTGCTTCTTTGTAGTGGTCTATTCTGGACAATGACTCATCTTTTACTAAACAAAGCCAGAATGGACCACAGGATCTTTCTCTATGCTAACATTCTGTACAAGATTGCAAGCAAATCCAAACTTCACTGAGAAAATGAACTTTTCTTTATATCATTGGTTCtaagtatatacatatatgcatgtgtCAAGAGTTCAGTATGCATGAGTGATGATATACATTTGTATTTCAGCAGTTATTTCATGTGCTCCACCACTTTAAAAAACTGCCCTTTTCTTTTGCATAAGAAAAATTGCCTTCTATATAGCCATGTGAGTTCCTTTCAAATTCCTCCTCATTAATGAAGTTGTAAAATTGTAGGATGGATTCATCTGTTAAAGAAGCATCACATCCAGCTACACTGGAGAAAGTTGTTTTCAATTATGGGGAGCATGATTATGACACTGGGCATGTTATATCAGCCGAGCAAGAGGTAAAGATGCATTGCTTGATTTTCTTGAACTTtttctttttgcaaaaaaaaaaaaatcattgtatAGCTTTAACTATGATAGAACAAGAAAGGCTAGTTTGCCTAATGAGGATGTGGATCTTCTAAGGTGATTAAAGATTCATTCCTTCCAATTAACTTCCCGTTGAACCTACAAATTGATTTTGAGGGAGTTATGAAATTGCAGGGAATTGAAATTGGTGACTGGAAGAAGGCACAAGACTTGCTCCAAACTGGGGAAAAAGTTGAAGTAGAACTGATTAGTTGTAGTAACAAGGGTTTTGTTGTGAGTTACTTGTCTTGGAACTGTACGTCTTTATTTTGCTTCTGAAGTTAATAGTCTTTTCTCACAATGGTattcttattataaaaaaaaaaactctcattCCTTTCAGGTGTCATTTGGATCTTTGATGGGTTTCTTACCATATCGAAATCTTAGTGCCAAATGGAAGTTTTTAGCCTTTGAATCATGGTTAAGGAAAAAAGGTCTGGATCCCTCTTTATACAGGCAGCATTTGAGCATTCTGGGGACTAATGGTGTGAATGTTAAGAATCCTGGACTGGAGTCTAGTAGAAGTCAAGAGATTAGCCAGAAGGATGAAGTGTTGCCAccaaatataaaatttgaatctCTTCTTGAGGCAtatgaccaagagaagaccaagTTCTTGTCATCCTTTATTGGTCAGGTTTGAAGCTTGcttattattcaaatttttacACTCTTGTTCTGTGCTGTGTTGGTCTTTCTGTTGTACTGACtttatatcttcttcttcttctttccagagAATTAGAGTATCTGTGATACTGGTTGACAGAAATTCTAGAAAGATAATGTTTTCTGGAAAgccaaaagaaaaggaagagttggtTGAGAAAAAGAGAAGTGTCATGGTATGTTGCAACATAATACATGGAGCATAacaattttttaatcattttgcATTGAGGCTTCAGTAGGTTGGGCTGCCTCGGTTGTCATCTTGTTATATACAGTGGACATGTCCAGCATTGGTATAGTTTTATTGAATTATAGAGTATCAATGAGCCAAGTTCAGTGAAAATTTGCCTCACtcacttgaagattcatttaGTTTTTTTAGACTTGGTCTCCAGCTGGTGTTTGTATTTTTGGACAGCTTATATCTTGACAGCTTAGCTCATATGATGTTGATCCTGTTTGCTGCAAACATTGTTTTACTTGCAATTCGAAAGCCCAGAAAGAGACTGTTCTAAGTTTGAATAACGCTTGAACAAGTCATAACTTGTTTAAAAAATGAGTTTACCAGGATCTTTTACTCATCTATTATAAGTAATGATGAACTTACAAATTTTTAGCAGAGCCTAATCGATGGGCTCTGCTAACAAGTCTTAGAAGGATATATTAATCTAACTTTGTAAGAGATAATTCTTAACTTTGCAGTCAAAATTGTTATTTATTCCGCTCATGATTTAATTTTGGATTCCAATTTTTGCTTATGACTGTCATGCATGTGATATAGATGTTCAACTGATTTCCTTATCCTTGTGAATACTCTAGGGAGGCTATTAATTTTCTAGGTGTAATTACATGAAGCGTGTATTTCATCTCAGATGGATTTTCATGAAGTGTTTATGCCTTCTTATTTGGAATCATGAACTTAGTTGTATTGagatcccctttttttttttttgtggaataATTATGGTCATATTCTTCAAGCTGCTTTCAGCTTTCAGCACAGCAACCGTATAAGTTGGTTATTTTATGTTGGGTTTCATGCAGGCTAGACTTAGTATTGGTGATGTCGTAAAATGCCGCATTAAGAAAATAACTTTCTTTGGCATATTTGTTGaggtatatatgtatatttttttttctgagttATTTTTTGACCATATTTTAAAGGTTTCTGCTAGGATATTTATAAAAACTGATCATTGTTTGAAAGGTCGAAGGGGTACCTGCATTAATCCACCAGTCAGAGGTGTCATGGGATGCGACTCTGGACCCatcatcattttataaaattgggCAGGTATGGGTAGTAATTATTTCATTACTTTCCTTCCTTGTAATATGTGGGAACAATCTGTTCATCCTTGGCCACTGACCACCATACAAAGCTACTCCACTATGCTTCTTAATCACTTAATTGACATGGAAGTCAGAAAAAAAACTATGTGATTGGACAGGCTTATTGAAAAGTGAGGTATGTATTTAACTTGATTTGAACATAGAAGTCAGATGATCAGATCTTTGGTCAACATTTTTGTTTCTTTACCATGAGATTTTTCTAACTCCAGGGAAGCCAAGAAATATACAACCTAAGTGATCATGGTAGAAAATGAAGGTGATATCCAATACATGCAAAATCACCTGAAGCGAGCCACCACATCTTTGCTGAACCTCTTGATGGCTATATCTCAAAAATATTGCATAATGAATCAATACTTTTAAACATGCTTATGAACCATTTATGATTCTGTTTTTTGCCATTTTTTTCCTTAAGCAATGAGAATAGGTAGGTTTTTGTATAATTTAAAATGTACAAAGTAGGAGGTTAATCTTCCTTGTTTTTTTTGCTTAAGTTAATGCCCTTATTAGAGTCTGTGCGGACTTGTATAAGGATTTGCACTTACTGTTGATATATGGTGCTCCATAGGAGTATGCCATAAACACAAATTTCTTTTACCTATAATTAATGGAAATCATGCATTTGTTATGTTTGGTAGGAGAGCACATTGGTTACATTTTTGTTTGGTTTTATCATTCTTATTGCATGATACATCTTTTAGAAATTCTAAAACCAGTGCTTCTTGTTTCAGATTGTAAAGGCAAAAGTTCATCAACTGGATTATGGTCTTGAACGCATCACCTTATCTCTTAAAGAAATAACGGTATTTGGTGCATTTCATCTCCTTTCTGTTCTGTGTAGTGTAAAACCAATTATTTACAGGGCTTAAACTTCTGGCTATGTGGTTTCTTGCAGCCAAATCCATTAATGGAGGCCTTAGAATCTGTTGTTGGTGAGCGTACATCTGTGGGTGGGAATCTCGAAGCAGCGCAAGCAGATATTGAGGTCTTACTTTTGTtaacaatttttttcttttgtcattACCTTAATGGCTTGCATTGGTTCTGGATTTAGTAGCTGCAGAATTAAGTTTCTTCTACCATGGGTAATTTGGTAAGATAGTTCTGGTTTCCTAGCTGAAATATTTGAGCTTGCATTATGAATCCTTCAGAGACTCAGAGCTAAAACAATATTAGTCTCGGACCAAGAATTCAGGTTTTCATTTTTTGAATTGTAATCAAGCAATTGACTGACATAGCAGTGTAAAAACCATGTAAACTAATTTTCTGTTGTGATACTGTTCTCTGCATGTACTGCTGTTGATGATGATTAAGTTGCAAAAGGATTAAGTAAATGATTATTAACGTACTACTGCAATGAGTGCTTCATGTGAATCTTTTCAGTTTTTGAAGTTGTCTTGGGGAGTTTAAGCTTATCCTGAGAACCTGTCCGAATTTTTTGAATAAGTGAGTCAGTCATTTTTTCAAGATTGTTAGTGCTTTTGCTGTGTAAGTCATCTAACCATTAGCTGGGAGCTTTTGCAAGTATATATACATCCAATGAGAACAAATAGATCTGAATGGAGTGCAATGAAAGCTTTTGCTATGCAAGTCATTAATCAGTTTTTGGGAATTTTTGTGCCAAATGTATATAACTCAGTGGAAATTTACTTGATAACTTGCATCTTCAATAATTTTCTAAGAGAATAGATATATATAACTCAGTGGAAATTTACTTGATAACTTGCATCTTCAATAATTTTCTAAGAGAATAGAAGTATCATCTGGTTCATGGTCAGTAAGttatttactgatgattatttgaATGTGGCTTCGACTTCATCCTACTTTACAGATAACAGTTTTTAGCTACTCTATGATGCTTCTTGATGATCCCACTACAAGCAACTATGATGGTTTGACACCTCTACAACATTATGCCTAACAGTTAAAATTTTAGCTTCATCTGcaatttcaccaagtcatgaataTCTCTCCATCTGATCAATTATGTTCCGTTCAATGGACCAAGCAACTTGAATTCTTGGTTGAAAGGCTAGTGAAGAGGGGGAAGACATAAGACAACGCATATGAAAGTTGTGAGGCAGGATTTTGATAAGCTGATAGTGACAATATTAGTAACCATTGGCAATCATGGATACGAAAGAATTCATACTTATGAACCCCAGATAATTGAGATTAGTCTTGTTGGTTTTGGTAAAGATTCTTAATGGTGACTATTATTCTGGTCTCTCTGTATGACCTTTGTATATTAGGCAATCCTTGCATGCGAATTTTGCActgtgaaataattttaatttagtgTCGGTAGATTTTCAATATTATTAATTTGTTTGTGTTATTAGGTCATTAATATGTTTTATGGGATGCATGCATCTATTTCCACATCCCGGACTCTGGACAAAAATGTAGTATCTTTCTGGGATTCTGAACCAATATCATAATCTTGTTGATTCATGGACAATCATCTTTGAGTGTCTGCAAATTTGTTAAGACTGGACAAGGAGCCCCTAGCTGGTGCATGGAAGCCATGCAGTTCTTTGGCTTGTGATCGAGATGCAAATTAACTAGAGTCTCATATGATTCATCCAGAGAAGCTATAAATGAGGAGGTCAGATAAGGCTAGAGCATGAAAGTATAGAATCTAGTCGGAAGATGCGGCTCTCATGAAGGAAGAAAGGgtcaaagaaaggaagagagaagacaACAATCTTTCTCATGGTccaaaatatgtataaataaacTACCCATTTGCACTAAAGCTAGATGCAGCAAATCGAACAGGGTCTGGAGGGAAGAAAAGAGCGAGTCCTGATTTAGTGTTGAGAGGGAACTCAGAATCACATATACATTACAGGCCATGTATATAGAATGAATAATATCAGAACTAGAATTCTCTAAATCTAATCTGACATAATGTGATAATCATCTTGGTTATGGTTATGAAGCAAAAATTCTGAGATAGTTCCACAAAATTGATAAGGTTATGTTGGCACATAGATTCATTATCAGGGATGGTAAGTCATATGTTGCTTCACTAATTTCATCCAAGTAGGTCTTATGTTGTCAGCATACATGCATTGTTATTGTGTGCAGGGTTATCCTTGACAATATTATTTGatataatttgattatttatgactgAGTTGCCCACAATAATGATCCTAATAGATATTCAACATGTGTTTGGCATGTAACACACTGATGTGTTGCATCAACCACTTGAATCGATAATTGCCTCCTAAATTCTGGAGAAAGGCCTGCATGCATCTAAATGTTCTGTTCTTTTTATGTGTATTAGTTTCTAATGATGCAGTATTATATGTTTCAGATGCAGCATGCTTATCAATTAAAATTTGAGAGTAGTTAAAATAAAGAGAGCTAGTTGAACTTAGGAAAAGAAGGGTTCCTGGTGCTTGTGCCTTGTACCATTGCTTGTGTGTCACCCATCCATAATTATTCAGTGTATGCTTTGAGCAGTCATGATACATTCCgtaatcatatttttttgaacttttgCAAGCAGTGGGCTGATGTGGAGTCACTTATTAAAGAATTGCAGAAGATTGATGGAGTCAGTAGTGTTTCCAAAGGACGTTTCTTTTTAAGCCCTGGTTTGGCTCCAACCTTTCAGGTGTGATGGGGGAAAAAAAgcagaatctctctctctctctctctctctgtgtgcgcgcgcgcgtgtgtgggtgcatgtgtgtgtgtgtgtgtgtgtgtgcaggcAAGTGTATGCATGTGCATGCCTACAAAAATGCATGCATCCATATATGCACATACATAGTTTATTCTGCTGGCATTCTATTAAAGCCTGACAAAGCCGTGTCATGAGGTGTTGATCGATTGAATAGTTTGAGTTTCTGTAAATATCATTACTAAAAAGTCCTGGTCTTTTCCATCCTTTGGCCATCAGGTTTTCTATTTACTATTGTCCCTCGTTACCTTCTTCATTTTTCTATGATATATATTCTGATTTTTGCATGTGAAATTTTATGTTTTTCAGGTTTATATGGCTTCTACATTTGATGATAAGTATAAATTACTTGCTCGTTATGAAAACAAAGTCCAAGAGGTATGAAGTTAGTTCTTAATGCTTGGATGTACATTACTATAGAAATTTTACAAACAATGTAAAACTATTACAATGAATTGCACTTTAAAAATGTAATTAATTTAAATGAGAAGTGCAATATTTTTCTCTGGAACTATCGAAACTAGGTAGTTCACTTTTTATAATGGATTTACATCCAATATTTTACTGCAATATCAATTTTTTGAAAACTGAAAAGCAATGATAATGAACCTTTTCAACATttggaacaaaaaaaataaataaataaaaacctAATTGGTTCAACCTAATTCAATCACAAAATTTCAATCTATAACCCATTATGGAAAAGCATGACAACCATGTGCTGATCTGCTTACTTTGAAAGCTAGATGTAACTTTCTTTGGTGTCTCAACTTTGTAGTATTTGTTGTTGTATAAATTGGAGTTTGTAATGCTATGCAAGTTCTTTCTCACACCTATTTCAATTTAGTTCTCCTTAactgtaagatttttttttttgttatttatgCATTCTAATCCTAAAATTACAATGTTACTTTCAGTATGATGTGCCCTTAATCTCTTTATCTTCCAATAATTGCTCTTCAACTCCAACTCTTGTCAGTGACAGAAAAACTGAAAGAAAGAGAATTAAATAGACGAAAACTAATGTTGAATACTCTGGATTTGCATTTGGTTCAGAAGTATACCTACTTTCATTCCCCCCTCCCGCTCCCGCACACCCTCTCCCCCCCTCCCCCACAGCACCATTAATAGTTGGCTTCCATCTTATTTGTTTGCCATAAATCAGTCAATTCATTATGCATCATAAAGAGTTTGAATGATGCTTCATGAAAGGTGTTATTTTTGGCTTGGACAGGTGAACCAGGGAATTACCAAGTTGTGTTTCAAAGAAGTTTACCAAGTAGAATTAATTAAAACAAACTAGACACTCTGTTGCTGCTTTAATTCATAGTATTTGAATAAATGTATAAATTTAACGAAGTGATCAATGGATAAACTTGTATTGGCGCCCCAGGAAACACATACCACACATATCCTGTCTAAGGTGCCCTTTTTTCTTCTCTGCCTTGGTTATTGTGAAGATTGTCATGAATCTTGATGAGCTAATGATTTGTAAGTAAGATAAATTTCTGATGCTGAATATGCATCAAGCCACTTTCCGCCTGCTCCATAGACCATTCTCCAAACTCAAACCATAAATTTGCACTGCCGTGAACTATCCCTATGAACGGTATCTCCCTAAGCTAGTGAGCATAGAAATacttatttcatatattttgttGTTCCAATCCAAATGTGCTTGTCAACTTCTCCAAGTCAAAGAGCCTGCTACCACTGTGCATTCTAAATATTACCTTTTTCATTAATAATGAAGCAGATTAACAGTAAGTTATTCTATTAGCCCTCCTGTTAAATCAAGTAAAGGATTTTCTTACTTTCAAGAATGTCGGAAATATTTCTACTGGCTTGATTAGCGAGTGATGTGAGAACATAGCTACCCTGAAAATTTTTCCAACTGTTAGATCAATAACCTTTTAAAATATAGTAATATTCAATGTCAAAATTTGAACTTCCATTAAAATTGAAGTTGAAAGTTTCAACGAAGATTGCAGAGAGCCACTTTGGTTAGTGCTTTGTAAATGTATTTCACATTGTTTCTCAGAGATGTTCCTTGTATTGCTatttgcctcttttttttttgggttctcTCAGAATTGCATGTTCTGATTACGTCATGTACAAATGAGACATTCTTAACCATGAGACGGCAAAACTACCACATGAGTGAGGAAATTTCTTTAGAAGTTCTCATTCTTCCGGGAAAGCACACATTATTCTTGCCATATGTTGGACGTAAATCAGATCCAAAATAATACAACTTAGTTCCCGGTGGAAAAGTTTGATTTTTCCCCAATGTGTCCATATTTCCTTCATGGACAATGTCTCGCAACTTTTGGCAGGTGGCATTAATTTCACGGAAGCCGACCTTACCATCATTCGTTGAGATCCCGCGTGTAAAATCTGTTCTTATTTCTGATTTCTTAACCAAATCTAAAAGAAATGCAGAATCTGGACTTCTGTTTTAAAGCATAGGTTTAGCTTTTATTTATTTGTGACATTGAAGAAATAAACGACTCTTGATATTTTTGCGggttctttatttatttgtgaCATTGAAGAAATAAATATGATTCATGATGTTTTTGCAGGTTGTTGTTCAATCATCTTTGGACAAAGAACAGTTGAAGGCTGCAATATTAACGTGTACAAATAGGGTGGGTTGATCAGCATTAGTTGTTCTTCACAATTGTCCTCCTGTATATTCTtgttgattactgtatttggtgGTTATAAATTTCAAGGGAATTTTCTACCACATGCACAATGGGGTGAGATTTCAGAGTTGGAAATTTAGATTAGCATCCTTCCTTTTCATCTAATTTTTACTGCTTTTTTATTGTTCTCATTCTTCttgtcaattttttttagatttttgttaTCCGTCCTTCCTCTGTTTAGGAAAAAGTATTCCGGTTGGAGCTTGACCAGTTATCACATTTGAGGTTGTTCTTAGACGTGTAAAGCTTTAGTCATAGGTTTCTTGGAGCAGGTAAGGCATATCTTCTTGGGAGATGTCTTATGAAAGAGCACGTCTTCCCTTCCAATCTGTAATTTTTTCCTGTCAGCCTACCAAATACCAATTTAAATGATCACTTTTTTTATTATGGGATTACATAATGGATAGATTTGAAGCATAGAAAACAAAAGTATACATTCAACTAACAGATTCTGTTGGACGAGTTCTTTCTTAAGAATAGAGCCGTGTGTAACGTGGGAAGCAGAAGTCAGAACTTTTAATTCGGAGATCTTTGTTTCTGGTTCATCTGATGGAGGTGATGTGGTTGGTTGGTTTTTCGTTGCAGCGGGAAACATGGTGAAATTTGTTATCACCTGTTCTGCACCCCATGCTTAACTAAGGTCAGATTCCCTAAATGCAAAATGTGTCGTCCTAAACTCATTATCTGAGTGCAACCGTGATATTTTTGCACTAGACTGGAAATTTTCAGTCAACATTGTTTATGGTTGTCTAGGGGGATTACGACAATATGGTACATATTATGCGCACTTCACAAACTGAGGTTGTTCCCGTGATTCCGCGGTTTGCGGGGCTAAGCCCTTTTTTTTCTGTTTAAATAATTAGATTGTTTAAGTGTGGCCAAAACATCTCTTCTTCGTAAGATCTAAGCACCTGGTGCTGCAGATGTATGAAATGAAAGCTAACTTGAGTGCGTGTTACCGGGCATGCTTGAAGCATGACTAAAGCTGGTGTtcatcccccttttttttttttccattgttttttaaattgaaattcatATCTCTTGGAAGAGTAGTAAGCATCAATTTCGCTTTGAGAAGAAAGGTGGTCCTTCTGCTAAGCATACTTTTCTGCAACATGGCATTGTCTTGGGTGTGACATCCAAACAAAAGTCATACTTTTCGGCAACATGGCATTGTCTTAGGTGTGACATCCAAACAAAAGTCACATGGGGCAGGTACCAGAGAAGAAAATGTGAGATGAATTTCGCCTTTTGCTATGCTTTTTTAAtatcaatctttaaaaaaaaaaaaaatttaaaagtcatAAATTCTTACTAATAGAGTTATTAGTCtcataatcaaaaataaaaagtgtAGCATTCTcattcttcctcattttcataatATGCTTTTCATTGATACATATTACATGGTCAAGTAACATGTATCAAGTAAATTAATCATTAAACAAGTCAATACACATATCAAAATAAATCGATAGATAATCTTTaaaatatagagttcatcaatataTAGTACATAGTTCGGTGATTCgtatttaataaattaatcatctaacaattcaatatatatttttaaataaattgatataatttttagaatatcatGTTCACCAATACATATTGTATGATATGATGATATACACTCTTCGACGTTCTAAGATatattgcatatttttttgatataccaTAATGATCCAATACATATCTCTAGATAAATTCGTACATAATTTTCATAACATAGTTTTTATGTAGAAATGTGTATTGAATTATTATTATGCGTATATCAAAGAAAGTTGCAATATATATCAGAAAGTCGAGTGTATTTCATCGAGGAATGTAGTGTGCACCGACGAATGTGatattctaaaaaatataataatttgctTGGAGGTATATATTGGGTTGCTAGATGATTAATTTGCTAAGtgtatatcatttggttgtatactatatattgatgaattttatattctaaaaatatatattaatttatttaaatgtgTATATTGACTTGATGATTAATTTGCTTAACGTGTATCATATAGCTATATAGTATATACTGATAAAAAGTATGTATTAAAAGTGAGGATAAAAAAAAATGCTGCATTTTTATCAATCATCAAACCAACGACTCCCttagtaaataaatatatatatatatatatatatatatatatatatatatatatatatatatatatatattttagatttatttttttaaattggtaTTACAAAAATATGACaaactctttttcttttctttttttttctttagtgcCCGTCACGTACGATTTATACCCGGTCAGCTGATCCAGTTCTGCCGGCTCTTCACTGAAATTtattcttaatattttatttttttgcagtCAAAAAAAGTGTCGCAAAATTAGCGTACCTACGACGTTGGAAAAATTCTGTATCGATGTGGCAAAAATTTTCTCTGACCATGACCATCCCATGGTGGAGAAGGCTTCTCGGAAGCTGCTGGGGCCAATGGATGGTCCATGCATTAAGCCACGATTCCATTCTTCTGGAGAAGACAATGCCTCAAATGGGTTGACCCCACAAGAACCCAGTCCCCGATGGTGACAACCACTGCAGCCACGAGCAACAACGCGTAAAATGCATTACGGTGGTGTTTGATTcacaatcaaaatcaaaatg is a genomic window containing:
- the LOC105054818 gene encoding uncharacterized protein isoform X1, which produces MEGLAGCSVGGRSLLRFPSPGSKRRSLPHHGRSGFYPVVRASRGGDGPELDKWDQMELKFGRLLGEDPKLTLAKIMARKANPGVSYLDVEKSFKKNKGKLDDYMINVPSDMTVEGQPSGSPNRTYLLSQKGANNMPQDGMLNLSRPLMNKVIKATRPDEKPAVTEKQPNHFSGDSVQKSSNIALRKPTVFQDDDAEIDSKLKIKPNLFLKMKKGLSEYSSNVTLLKKPEVLKTPLNSDQENAPSDGSIQSHSSEIRAPDNDVKLLKPDKIPYDNMTMTKDVETSEGCQQNNFDISSTIGIMAVENDGIEPLDGLQPPKQNGTETHDVEASTTALNHNSVESSDDTSKQATLLGKPQRMDSSVKEASHPATLEKVVFNYGEHDYDTGHVISAEQEGIEIGDWKKAQDLLQTGEKVEVELISCSNKGFVVSFGSLMGFLPYRNLSAKWKFLAFESWLRKKGLDPSLYRQHLSILGTNGVNVKNPGLESSRSQEISQKDEVLPPNIKFESLLEAYDQEKTKFLSSFIGQRIRVSVILVDRNSRKIMFSGKPKEKEELVEKKRSVMARLSIGDVVKCRIKKITFFGIFVEVEGVPALIHQSEVSWDATLDPSSFYKIGQIVKAKVHQLDYGLERITLSLKEITPNPLMEALESVVGERTSVGGNLEAAQADIEWADVESLIKELQKIDGVSSVSKGRFFLSPGLAPTFQVYMASTFDDKYKLLARYENKVQEVVVQSSLDKEQLKAAILTCTNRVG
- the LOC105054818 gene encoding uncharacterized protein isoform X3, translating into MEGLAGCSVGGRSLLRFPSPGSKRRSLPHHGRSGFYPVVRASRGGDGPELDKWDQMELKFGRLLGEDPKLTLAKIMARKANPGVSYLDVEKSFKKNKGKLDDYMINVPSDMTVEGQPSGSPNRTYLLSQKGANNMPQDGMLNLSRPLMNKVIKATRPDEKPAVTEKQPNHFSGDSVQKSSNIALRKPTVFQDDDAEIDSKLKIKPNLFLKMKKGLSEYSSNVTLLKKPEVLKTPLNSDQENAPSDGSIQSHSSEIRAPDNDVKLLKPDKIPYDNMTMTKDVETSEGCQQNNFDISSTIGIMAVENDGIEPLDGLQPPKQNGTETHDVEASTTALNHNSVESSDDTSKQATLLGKPQRMDSSVKEASHPATLEKVVFNYGEHDYDTGHVISAEQEGIEIGDWKKAQDLLQTGEKVEVELISCSNKGFVVSFGSLMGFLPYRNLSAKWKFLAFESWLRKKGLDPSLYRQHLSILGTNGVNVKNPGLESSRSQEISQKDEVLPPNIKFESLLEAYDQEKTKFLSSFIGQRIRVSVILVDRNSRKIMFSGKPKEKEELVEKKRSVMARLSIGDVVKCRIKKITFFGIFVEVEGVPALIHQSEVSWDATLDPSSFYKIGQIVKAKVHQLDYGLERITLSLKEITPNPLMEALESVVGERTSVGGNLEAAQADIEWADVESLIKELQKIDGVSSVSKGRFFLSPGLAPTFQVVVQSSLDKEQLKAAILTCTNRVG
- the LOC105054818 gene encoding uncharacterized protein isoform X4 produces the protein MEGLAGCSVGGRSLLRFPSPGSKRRSLPHHGRSGFYPVVRASRGGDGPELDKWDQMELKFGRLLGEDPKLTLAKIMARKANPGVSYLDVEKSFKKNKGKLDDYMINVPSDMTVEGQPSGSPNRTYLLSQKGANNMPQDGMLNLSRPLMNKVIKATRPDEKPAVTEKQPNHFSGDSVQKSSNIALRKPTVFQDDDAEIDSKLKIKPNLFLKMKKGLSEYSSNVTLLKKPEVLKTPLNSDQENAPSDGSIQSHSSEIRAPDNDVKLLKPDKIPYDNMTMTKDVETSEGCQQNNFDISSTIGIMAVENDGIEPLDGLQPPKQNGTETHDVEASTTALNHNSVESSDDTSKQATLLGKPQRMDSSVKEASHPATLEKVVFNYGEHDYDTGHVISAEQEGIEIGDWKKAQDLLQTGEKVEVELISCSNKGFVVSFGSLMGFLPYRNLSAKWKFLAFESWLRKKGLDPSLYRQHLSILGTNGVNVKNPGLESSRSQEISQKDEVLPPNIKFESLLEAYDQEKTKFLSSFIGQRIRVSVILVDRNSRKIMFSGKPKEKEELVEKKRSVMVEGVPALIHQSEVSWDATLDPSSFYKIGQIVKAKVHQLDYGLERITLSLKEITPNPLMEALESVVGERTSVGGNLEAAQADIEWADVESLIKELQKIDGVSSVSKGRFFLSPGLAPTFQVYMASTFDDKYKLLARYENKVQEVVVQSSLDKEQLKAAILTCTNRVG
- the LOC105054818 gene encoding uncharacterized protein isoform X2, whose protein sequence is MEGLAGCSVGGRSLLRFPSPGSKRRSLPHHGRSGFYPVVRASRGGDGPELDKWDQMELKFGRLLGEDPKLTLAKIMARKANPGVSYLDVEKSFKKNKGKLDDYMINVPSDMTVEGQPSGSPNRTYLLSQKGANNMPQDGMLNLSRPLMNKVIKATRPDEKPAVTEKQPNHFSGDSVQKSSNIALRKPTVFQDDDAEIDSKLKIKPNLFLKMKKGLSEYSSNVTLLKKPEVLKTPLNSDQENAPSDGSIQSHSSEIRAPDNDVKLLKPDKIPYDNMTMTKDVETSEGCQQNNFDISSTIGIMAVENDGIEPLDGLQPPKQNGTETHDVEASTTALNHNSVESSDDTSKQATLLGKPQRMDSSVKEASHPATLEKVVFNYGEHDYDTGHVISAEQEGIEIGDWKKAQDLLQTGEKVEVELISCSNKGFVVSFGSLMGFLPYRNLSAKWKFLAFESWLRKKGLDPSLYRQHLSILGTNGVNVKNPGLESSRSQEISQKDEVLPPNIKFESLLEAYDQEKTKFLSSFIGQRIRVSVILVDRNSRKIMFSGKPKEKEELVEKKRSVMARLSIGDVVKCRIKKITFFGIFVEVEGVPALIHQSEVSWDATLDPSSFYKIGQIVKAKVHQLDYGLERITLSLKEITPNPLMEALESVVGERTSVGGNLEAAQADIEWADVESLIKELQKIDGVSSVSKGRFFLSPGLAPTFQVYMASTFDDKYKLLARYENKVQEVNQGITKLCFKEVYQVELIKTN